Proteins co-encoded in one Victivallis lenta genomic window:
- a CDS encoding AraC family transcriptional regulator, which yields MKAECLIRCMETEYSIEIEHLHHQLFFRWSIEKLHTHPSYHLILISQGDCYVRFPNLAPIFLKEKDLLFINPNVPHLFIPNAETGVEHTSCIWRFRDREGGYGLFPLQALSDERDTRDFIIKSLTDLEASGFQRLHRLAENYFNESRNEFKPTGSPFDASSSLFRLWLTGYSLVMETNTKIPKLQTDSRHAMVENIHKLVEMNFNLTSFSVNYLAQELHMHPNYLNTMFARETGSSIGRLIRTYRLEYAKDLLQRTPYSIAEIAAKAGFSRHNYFTRIFKAATGMTPHEYRKQPPADHDSI from the coding sequence ATGAAAGCCGAATGCCTGATCCGCTGCATGGAGACGGAATACAGCATTGAGATCGAACATCTGCACCATCAGTTGTTTTTCCGCTGGTCGATTGAAAAGCTTCATACCCATCCTTCCTATCACCTGATTCTCATTTCACAGGGCGACTGCTATGTCCGGTTCCCGAACCTGGCTCCGATCTTTCTCAAAGAGAAGGATCTGCTGTTCATCAATCCGAATGTCCCTCATTTGTTCATCCCGAACGCGGAGACCGGCGTGGAGCACACCTCCTGCATCTGGCGCTTCCGGGACCGGGAAGGCGGTTACGGCCTTTTCCCGCTGCAGGCTCTGAGCGATGAACGCGACACGCGCGATTTCATCATCAAATCGCTGACCGACCTCGAAGCGTCCGGCTTCCAGCGTCTCCACCGCCTCGCGGAGAACTACTTCAACGAGAGCAGGAACGAATTCAAGCCGACCGGCTCCCCCTTCGACGCCTCCAGCAGTCTTTTCCGGCTCTGGCTGACCGGTTACAGCCTCGTCATGGAGACCAATACGAAAATTCCGAAGCTGCAGACCGACTCCAGGCATGCGATGGTCGAGAACATTCACAAGCTGGTCGAGATGAATTTCAATTTGACCAGCTTCAGCGTCAACTATCTGGCGCAGGAGCTCCACATGCACCCCAATTATCTGAACACGATGTTCGCCCGGGAGACCGGCTCCTCCATCGGCCGGCTGATCCGGACCTACCGGCTCGAATACGCCAAGGACCTGCTGCAGAGGACGCCTTACAGCATTGCCGAAATCGCGGCGAAAGCGGGTTTTTCCCGTCACAACTACTTCACCCGCATCTTCAAGGCGGCCACTGGAATGACGCCGCACGAATACCGGAAACAGCCCCCCGCCGATCATGATTCCATCTGA